A window of Oncorhynchus masou masou isolate Uvic2021 chromosome 16, UVic_Omas_1.1, whole genome shotgun sequence genomic DNA:
TGTTCTTTATCTTCAGCACAATGACAACTAAATATTTCCTCTCAGAACAGGAAAGTACCCATCTTACCTTATTTTTTATTATGTATTCCAGAGTGTCAATAACCCCTACCTGATGGGTCAGAGGCTGAACAATGTGGTGGCCAAGAAGTCTGTTCCCCACTACCCAGAAGAGGACGAAGACTATCGCACCACCACTGCAACAAAAGCCACCACCTAAACACACTGTAGTTCTAACATTACTGACCACCATGTTCACTTCACATTATCTCAAGtagatttaagcaataaggcccgagggggtgtgatatatggccaatataccacggctaagggctgttcttttgCACGACACAACGTGGAGTGCctagatacagcccttagctgtggtatattggccatataccacaaaccccccccccccccgacgtgccttattgctattataaactggttaccaacgtaattggaGCAGTAAAAATACCCGTGTtctacggtctgatataccactgcgtcagccaatcagcattcagggctcgaaccacctagTTTATAATAAAACGTCACATCAGACACACGTTCTCTAAATATGTTCCTTTTTCACCATGGCACATCTTTGTTGACCTACGTAGCCTAGTAACACTGGTAGGTATGGTAACACAGAGTTTATTGATATGTACCACTTGTGTAAAAAAAATAAGATATGACCATCTGTTATCTTTTTTTTCAATCTATCAAAATGACTGTTGCTCAGGGTGGGAAATGTAACAAGCTTATGAGTTCTTTTGTGCCTGTGGTCCACTGTGGCATGCAATTCAGTGATATTAGAACAGCCTATGAAGCTGAATGTTGTCTCAATTATATATTTGATCAAACCAAAAATATGCTGTTGTTTGTGATACAAAATATTTAATCAAGTTGTTGTGATTTAGCTTTGTTAAATTTATTTTTGGCTCAAGCCATTATCTAACTCTCTTGCTGTTTTTTGATGAACATTTGCTGTTAATtcttaataatataaaataaatgaTTTACTCTGCACGTTTCCCAGGTTTGAGTCCGTTTTGAATAGTATCTATCAGAGGATGACAGGCGTGTGAGGGGGCGGGTACATCCTCTCACTGTACTTACATCTAAGACAGTTCAGCTGGAAAGCAGTTTGTTTTGCCTCTTCCAAGAAGACATCATACAGATACTTCTACTTAACCAATATCTTACTTCCGCAGGGAATCCAGAAGTTTATTCCAAACACTTAAATCTAAACCAGGAGTGCTTCTGTTGTGTGGAGTTTGTGTAGGACACAGGTGAGTAAATCTAGCTATTTATCATTCTTGCTCTACCAAATACTATACTCGCTATGTTGAAATTATCCTATGCATCTGGTAACTGTACATTGTATAACCATGTGGAAATTAAGTATTTGGTTTGCGTAAACCTTGCATAAAAGTGATGCGTAATTTGTTCTTTATTGATTTCCACAACGGCTTTAAATATAATCCTTATATATTTTAACATTCTACATCCAAGGATGAAGACCTCAACAGTATTTTCCTCGGCCATGGTGTTGGGACTACTCTTCTGTCCGCTGAGGAGCGCAGCCGTAGGTGGCTACCAGGGAGCCTCTCCGCACCCACACAAATACAACTCCAGCCCCAACCAGTCGGAACGCTTACCGCAGCAGCCACCACAGAACGGATTTGTCTCCCGCCAAATGGGGCCAGTAACGGCCGCTGACGAGGTTCTAGAATCCAGCCAAGAAGCCCTACACGTCACGGAGCGCCGGTACCTCAAACTGGACTGGTGCAAGACTCAGCCGCTGAAACAGGCGATCCACGAGGAAGGATGCCTCAGCCGCACTATAATCAATCGTTTCTGTTACGGGCAGTGTAACTCATTTTACATTCCCCGACACATCTACCAAGATGATGGGGCTTTCCAATCGTGTTCCACCTGTAAACCAAAAACATTCACTACCGTCACCTATACCCTCATCTGTCCAGGCCAGTCACCCGGCACCCAGAAGAAACGCGTCCAGCGCGTAAAGACTTGTCACTGCGCTTCCATAGACCTGGATTAGTTAAAGCCAGAAGGAATGGACACATTTCGTATAGTCTGTGTTGACTTGCTTTCTACTGGAATAACTAAAAAGAATAGAGCGAGCGACCGACCAATGCGTTAAATCAAACGTGCTTACATTGCAAAAACCGAATATGCACGAGGGAGAATCTTAATCCTAAAAGAGGAGATCAAAAGAACAAAAACAAGGGATGGAACTCTTCACAACCATGCAAAAAAACACTAAACGGGCAGCAATCCAACTCCAACAGACCCCCACTCCAGTGTAATGTATGGGACTATAACCACTAAACGGGCAGCAATGCCAACTCCAACAGACCCCCACTCCAGTGTAATGTATGGGACTATAACGACTGATTTGGCATTATTGACTGGCTTAGCACATTGTAAATGGCTTATAGCTTCGTGTTTAATACTTTTTGAATATTCCTGGCTTGCGCATAATACAAATAACAGTATGTCTGTGGAGACCAGAATGTTTGCGCATGTATGGCATTTAAATATGGAGAAAAAAACCACACAATGTGTTCAATTTGACATGGACTTGTTAACTGTTATGAGCCGAAGTGGAGAGAATACGTATTGTTTCCTTTTTTCTTTTTAAAAATGATCTTTTATTGAAGTTTTTCACATTTTACAATTATAAATAGTTCACATAAATACAATTTAAACTTTCACATCAATACATTTGAGGTCATAATCACGTGATTTACAGATTTAATAATGTTCAATtgatttcttcttctttttagtTCTGTGTTGATttgtaaaaataataaaaaataatgtttGAACAAAAAGTTGTTTTTGAGGTCAAAATGCATAATTTCTTCCAAATGTCACTAAAGTAATCATTCTCAGTGGACACACTCACTTCAGAAACTCTTGGGGACTTTGTTGTCAATGAATGTTGGCAAATCATTTAAAACCTGCATTGTTAGACGTCACTTAACGTTCATGCTATTGTATTATTTATGTACAGTAAATAGTGGTTGGTGAATAAACTCGTATTTGTACACCTTGTTGAACTGTTTTGGGTTGCTGGGAAGTTGTAATAACAGAGACCGATGGCAAGATACATcgatgatttgatatctacattGATATAATGATTGACAGTGGAAATGCAAGGTGAAAAAACATGATACAGAAAACAAACATAAACAAATCTACACGAGAAAAACGTTTCCCATACAATCTAGACACACTGTCTTGTTTCATTTGACCAGATATTTGActgaaaaaatatattatttttttaaacatgaacGTCCTTAGGATGAGGTGGAGAATCCACCACATTTTAAATGAATATACATTACTcccataaaaaaaataaacaagaaaATAGTCATCATCCCCCTATTGCCAGTAGTACCCTGTTGGTCAGTGAATCCATCTGCGGCTTCGTGACCTGAGAAGTATGTGGGGTTTCCTCTAGTCTCCAGCAGGGGTCAGGTGGCAGTGTTCCAGGCTTGGTCTATAAGAGGGTGGGCAGGAACAGAGACGGGTGTGATCCTGATCACCCTGTGTGGGTGGCTAAAGGGGTGGGAGAAGTCCCCACCTCACAAACCAACTCATCAGTTTTCTCATGaatttcttctctctcctgttctgtctctcagcTTGTGGCCACCATGTTAGCTTCCTTCTGGCGAAGCCTGTCTTTCTGTCAGGGCAGAGGAAAGGGGTTTGTTTTTTTTCCATTAGGGACAGTATGCAAACAGTGTCCACATACCAcactatataaaatatatatatatatatatatactggctTCTGAGGCCAAGTAAGGAAGTAAATAAGCCTTGTCCCAACCAGAACGGCCCATAGAACATGAGCCTGTCAGAGTTAGCCTTGTCTgagccagaacggcccatagaACATGAGCCTGTCAGAGTTAGCCTTGTCTgagccagaacggcccatagaACATGAGCCTGTCAGAGTTAGCCATGTCCCagccagaacggcccatagaGCATGAGCCTGTCAGAGTTAGTCATGTCTGagccagaacggcccgtagggcatgAGCCTGTCAGAGTTAGTCATGTCCCagccagaacggcccatagaGCATGAGCCTGTCAGAGTTAGTCATGTCCCagccagaacggcccatagaGCATGAGCCTGTCAGAGTTAGTCATGTCCCagccagaacggcccatagaGCATGAGCCTGTCAGAGTTAGTCATGTCCCagccagaacggcccatagaGCATGAGCCTGTCAGAGTTAGCCTTGTCCCAGCCAGAACGGCCCATAGCGCATGAGCCTGTCAGAGTTAGTCATGTCCCagccagaacggcccatagaGCATGAGCCTGTCAGAGTTAGTCATGTCCCagccagaacggcccatagaGCATGAGCCTGTCAGAGTTAGCCATGTCCCagccagaacggcccatagaGCATGAGCCTGTCAGAGTTAGCCATGTCCCAGCCAGAACGGCCCATTGAGCATGAGCCCTTCAGAGTTAGCCATGTCCCagccagaacggcccatagaGCATGAGCCTGTCAGAGTTAGCCATGTCCCAGCCAGAACGGCCCACAGGGCATGAGCCTGTCAGAGTTAGCCATGTCCCagccagaacggcccgtagggcatgAGCCTGTCAGAGTTAGTCATGTCCCagccagaacggcccatagggcATGAGCCTGTCAGAGTTAGTCATGTCCCagccagaacggcccatagggcATGAGCCTGTCAGAGTTAATTAAGTCCTagccagaacggcccgtagggcatgAGCTTAATTCCCCTTTGAGGCCCAGTGGAATAATTATGATTGGAACAGTAGTTCAATAATTTAATCAAAACCAGGTTCTGGGATAGgtcaaaaaatatattatttcctGTTAACACTGTTTTGTTGAGTCTGAATCCAAACCGAGAAGATTTATGATcgttagatagatagatagataggatcAAACaggctatctatctatctatctatctatctatctatctatctatctatctatctatctatctatctatctatctatctatctatctatctatctatctatctatctatctatctatctatctatctatctatctatctatctatctatctatctatctatctatctatctatcttatTGTGTAGAGCAGTGGTAATGTTGCTTTGACCCATAggatcacctctctctctctctctctctctctctctctctctgtctctctctctctctcacctctctctctgtctctcacctctctctctctctcacctctctctctctgtctctctctcacctctctctctctctctgtctctctcacctctctctctctctctctctctctctctctcaattcaattcaattcaaggggctttattggcatgggtaacatgtgttaacattgccaaagcaagtaaggtagataatatataaagtgaaataaacaataaaaattaacagtagacacagaagtttcaaaacagtaaagacattacaaatgtcatattatatatatacagtgtttttgcaatgtacaaatggtaaaggacacaagataaaataaataagcatagatatgggttgtatttacaatggtgcgtgttcttcactggttgcacttttctcgtggcaacaggtcacaaatcttgctgctctgatggcacactgtggaatttcacccagtagatatgggagtttttcaaaattggatttgttttcaaattctttgtggatctgtgtaatctgagggaaatatgtctctctaatatggtcatacattgggcaggaggttaggaagtgcagctcagtttccacctcattttgtgggcagtgagcacatagcctgtcttctcttgagagccatgtctgcctacggcggcctttctcaatagcaaggctatgctcgctgagtctgtacatagtcaaagctttccttaattttgggtcagtcacagtggtcaggtattctgccgctgtgtactctctgtgtagggccaaatagcattctagtttgctctgtttttttgtaaattctttccaatgtgtcaagtaattatctttttgttttctcatgatttggttgggtctaattgtgctgctgtcatggggctctgtagggtgtgtttgtgaacagagccccaggaccagctcgcttaggggactcttctccaggttcatctctctgtaggtgatggctttgttgtggaaggtttgggaatcgcttccttttaggtggttatagaatttaacagctcttttctgtctctgtctctctctaaaaacggtttttagaaatgtttactttattaaaattaaaaaactgaaatatcacatttacactcCAGTCTTGGCAaacctgttggaaggtaaaccttcaatCCAGTCTGAGGTGctaagcactctggagcaggttttcatcaaggatctctctgtactttgctccatccatctttgcctcgatcctgacgagtctcccagttcctgccgctgaaaaacatccccaaagcatgatgctgccaccaccatgcttcaccgtaaggacgatgccaggtttcctccagacctgacGCTTGCCATTCATGCCAAAATcttggtttctcatggtctgagagtctttaagtgccttttgacaaactccaagtgggctgtcatgtgccttttactgaggagtgccctccgtctgaccactctaccataaaagcctgattggtggagtgctgcagagatggttgtccttctggaaggttctcccatctccacataggaactctgagctctgtcagagtgaccatcgggttcttgaccaaggcctttctcccccattactcagtttggctgggcggccagctccaggaagagtcttggttgttcataaattcttccatttaagattgatggaggccactgtgttcttggggaccttcaatgctgcagacattttagggtaaccttccccagatctgtgcctcaacgcaatcctgtctcggcgctctacggacaattccttcgacctcatggctttgtttttgctatgacatgcactgtcaactgtgggaccttatatagacaaatcatgtccaatcaattgaatgtaccacacgtggactctaatcaagttgaagaaacatctcacggatgatcaattgaaacaggatgcacctgagctcaatttccattctcatagcaaagagtttgaataaaggtatttcagtttattgtagggtattgtgtgtagattgttgaatataaaaatatatatatattttagaataaggctgcaacataacaacatttggaaaaagtcaaggggtctgaatactttcagaagacACTGTATGAATTTTATGTTGGTATGAATGATTTGAGAGACAGGCGCATGAATGCGTAACagggttttttattttacccaaattacggcgtgccgTGTAAGGGCCCGGGAACGAAGACCAAGCaaacacaaatacaaacacagggttgagacccaaacaaaagagcgaggagtacctcgaaaaaatacacacgcacacaatgaTTAACTCACAGGACAAGACACGTAATCATCTGCGCGATCCACAATGGtacgaaagcccaaaacacacagcacaggtactcacacgcaccaatggacattgtaacaataatggaccgcccaatggaaaccaaagggcacatttatacaagtgctaatcagtgggaataggggacaggtgcgtgtaatgaaagttccggagggGTCCgtgaaaaaataatatatatatatcaacagtaccagtcaaaaatgtggacacaaactcattctagggtttttctaGGGTTTttcattctagggtttttcttcagctttgcactcttgtgtgccttgttaaaagccaatcagttgtgttgtgacaatgtaggggtggtatacagaagatagccatatatggtaaaataccaagtccatattatggcaagaacagctcaaataagcaaagagaaacgacagtccatcattactttaacacatgaaggtcagtcaatccggaaaatttctagaactttgaaagtttcctcaagtgcaatcgcaaaaaccatcaagcactatgatgaaactggctttcatgaagaccatcacaggaatggaagacccagagttacctctgttgcagaggataa
This region includes:
- the LOC135557934 gene encoding gremlin-1-like, which gives rise to MKTSTVFSSAMVLGLLFCPLRSAAVGGYQGASPHPHKYNSSPNQSERLPQQPPQNGFVSRQMGPVTAADEVLESSQEALHVTERRYLKLDWCKTQPLKQAIHEEGCLSRTIINRFCYGQCNSFYIPRHIYQDDGAFQSCSTCKPKTFTTVTYTLICPGQSPGTQKKRVQRVKTCHCASIDLD